From the Daucus carota subsp. sativus chromosome 8, DH1 v3.0, whole genome shotgun sequence genome, one window contains:
- the LOC135148522 gene encoding uncharacterized protein LOC135148522, giving the protein MVRMEVNVKNVQTEEFGALPCLARAVRILLVDHDITSHISLTSMFVQQNYKVTTVESATQALSFLEEKEENYDMVIAEIPMPEMSISEFAEKIHGHMIAKDLPRELMLEAFDNGVCYVLPKPPSQSDIAGLWQHVRRVTGEMPASIDFSNFRLEDWDNPTSDSGRGGSARNQEEMNLKMKGVVTEEGHAKRKQIHIAGTSGSSTDFEVEDGHYSKKTNISYYLHFHEKFLNAISTLGEHDAQPENILALMNEPGLTYDQVASYLQTYEEQKRLLSNVMKTASPVMPAPVTNSNQGNAFNYPGNQYGVPVPYAGMQQPQGASGYFSNRWEAQERGGSSLHYPGNNTANAVINPYVVQVPQGNGGIQEPQGASGYLSNSGVPLNQEQGGSSLGYPRYNSGGSSIGYVNNGWQVPNQGPAGSSMHLRNRWEAMNQEPTGVSGTAPYSFGNAPAAASTHLSNNFEASNQGPAGASGTALYGSGNAGNTGAMNNKNHGEGTSGSGQLFDGLPSDEEISRILQDFEDSGGDL; this is encoded by the exons TGACCACTGTTGAATCCGCAACTCAGGCACTGTCATTCCTTGAAGAGAAGGAGGAGAATTATGATATGGTAATTGCTGAAATTCCCATGCCAGAAATGAGCATCTCTGAGTTTGCAGAGAAAATTCATGGTCACA TGATTGCTAAAGATTTACCAAGAGAGTTAATGTTGGAGGCTTTTGACAATGGGGTGTGCTATGTCCTCCCAAAGCCACCTAGTCAAAGTGACATTGCAGGATTGTGGCAGCATGTCCGTCGAGTGACAGGAGAAATGCCTGCTTCGATAGACTTCTCTAACTTTCGATTAGAGGATTGGGACAATCCTACCAGTGATAGTGGTAGGGGTGGTTCTGCAAGAAATCAAGAAGAGATGAACTTAAAGATGAAAGGGGTCGTTACTGAAGAAGGCCATGCAAAAAGGAAACAGATCCATATTGCAGGCACTTCTGGTTCTTCAACTGACTTTGAGGTGGAGGATGGTCACTACTCTAAGAAGACAAACATCTCTTATTATTTGCATTTTCATGAGAAGTTTTTGAATGCAATAAGCACTCTCGGTGAACATG ATGCTCAGCCAGAGAATATCTTAGCATTGATGAATGAGCCTGGCTTGACATATGACCAGGTTGCTAGTTATTTGCAG ACATATGAAGAACAGAAGAGACTCTTGTCGAACGTGATGAAAACTGCTAGTCCAGTTATGCCAGCACCGGTAACCAATTCCAACCAAGGAAATGCCTTCAACTACCCGGGCAACCAATATGGTGTCCCAGTACCATACGCTGGAATGCAACAACCACAAGGTGCAAGTGGTTATTTTAGCAATAGATGGGAGGCTCAAGAACGAGGAGGTTCAAGCCTTCATTACCCTGGCAACAATACTGCGAACGCAGTTATCAACCCATATGTCGTCCAAGTACCACAGGGTAATGGTGGAATTCAAGAACCACAAGGTGCAAGTGGTTACTTGAGCAATAGCGGGGTGCCTCTAAATCAAGAACAAGGAGGTTCAAGCCTCGGTTACCCTCGCTACAATAGTGGTGGTTCAAGTATTGGTTACGTGAACAATGGTTGGCAGGTTCCCAACCAAGGACCAGCAGGTTCCAGTATGCACTTGAGGAATCGTTGGGAGGCCATGAATCAAGAGCCAACAGGTGTATCTGGAACTGCACCATATAGCTTTGGAAATGCACCAGCAGCTGCAAGCACACACTTGAGCAATAATTTCGAGGCTTCGAATCAAGGACCAGCTGGTGCATCTGGAACTGCACTATATGGTTCTGGAAATGCTGGCAATACGGGTGCCATGAACAACAAAAATCACGGAGAAGGCACTAGTGGTTCCGGTCAGCTGTTTGATGGACTACCTAGCGATGAAGAAATTAGCCGAATCTTGCAGGACTTTGAAGACTCTGGAGGTGACTTGTAG